The Reinekea forsetii genome contains the following window.
ATCGAGCTCCTGCCAAGGAATATCCTGAGCGCCAAGCACGGTTGGAATGTCCAATGCTCGAGCCAGAATTGCGAGGTGGGAATTGGCAGATCCTTGCGTGCAGACGATGGCGGCGACATTGCCCGGCGGCAACAGACCAAAGACGGTCGCAGAAATTTCCTCGCCCAACAAGATGCTGCCCATCGGAATACGGCGATCGGCCTGCTCTTCGACTAGGCGCGAGAGAATACGCTGGCCCAGGTCGCGCATGTCAGACGCGCGTTCCCGCAGGTAGGTGTCTTCCATCGCCTCAAAATGTTGTACATAGCCGCGCATGGTATCGGCCAGGGCACTGGGGGCAGACTCGCCCAGACTGATTTTCTCACGGACCGTCCCAGCAACGGCCTGATCATCGATAATGCCAGCGTAGACATCGAACAGGGCCAGCTCTTCCGGTCGCAGCTCATTTTTCAGTCGATCTCGACTATTGGACAGTTCTTGCTGCACCGCCTCAATCGCCTTGTCAAAACGGGCCAGCTCGGCGCTGATATCGTCTGTCGTGGTATAACGGATGCTGTCTAGGGTGATCGCTGGGGTCACCACATGGGCGCGCCCAATGGCGACGCCAGAGGCGCAGGCTACGCCGCTGAAGCGAATGTCGTTTTGCGCTTGGCCGCCCATGAGGTCCATGCCGGATAGGGTCCCGGTCGCCTCGGCGTGGGCGATGATGCCCGCAAGCTGGGCCGACAGGGTCACTAGAAAGGCTTCTTCCTCGTCATTGAACCGTTTTATCGCGCGTCGTTGAACCGAGAATACGCCGAGCAGCCGTCGATTGTGAATGATCGGCACGGCCAACAGACCGTGAAATTCATCTTCACCAATGGTCGGCACATGATGGTAGTTGGGGTGGAGAGCGGAATTGGCCAGGTTCAACGGCTCCTCACGCTTGCCCACCAGACCGATCATGCCTTCATTTTTGGTCAGATTCACCTTGCCGATGCCGGCGGCACTCAAGCCTTCGGTCGCCATCAGCACATAGCGTTCGACATTGGGGTCCCAGAGGAACACCGTGCAAGCGTCGACAGCCATGCCATGGCGGACCATGCTCGCCAATCGGCCCAACGCCAACTTGAGATCTCGGGCCCCGGTGACTGCGTCGACAACCTTGCGCAGTAAATTCAATAAATCAGCCATGGGCAACCTGAGGTCTGTGGATCCGCGGCGCGAGCTCCGCTAAGGCTTGGCGATAGACATCGCGTTTAAATGACACCACTTTGGACAGGGGGTACCAATAGGACACCCAGCTCCAACCGTCGAACTCAGGGTCATCACTGTGGTCAAAGGAAATTCGAGTGTCATCGGAGATCATGCGCAACATAAACCATTTCTGCTTTTGACCCACACAGATCGGCAGGGTGTTGTGGCGGATCATCCGTTTCGGCAGCCGATAACGCAACCAGCCGCGCGTGCAGGCAAGGATGGCGACATCGCTTGCCTGCAACCCAACCTCCTCATGCAGCTCTCGATAGAGCGCCTCGAGCGGAGTCTCATGTTGGCGGATACCACCTTGAGGAAACTGCCACGCATCTTGGCCGATACGGCGCGCCCATAAGACCTGGCCGGCGGTGTTGGTTAGAATTATGCCGACGTTGGGTCGGTAGCCGTCTGAATCAATCATTCGTTATTCCATTAAACGCCGTTTAACTGGGGGTCGCAGGTGAGTCGTATATCAAATCATCGCTTACCATTGTTCCACAAGCGCACTGAAAGCGCCAATTGGTGAATCTGCACTGGCGCTTTGGCTTGGCGGGCATTTCGCGCTAGAATCACCCTATACTCCACCGCTGATCAGGACATAACCGTGACCCTCGCCATTTTTGATCTCGACAACACCCTCATCTGTGGCGACTCGGACCATGCCTGGGGCCAGTTTTTAGTCGACCAAGGGCT
Protein-coding sequences here:
- a CDS encoding RNA pyrophosphohydrolase, with amino-acid sequence MIDSDGYRPNVGIILTNTAGQVLWARRIGQDAWQFPQGGIRQHETPLEALYRELHEEVGLQASDVAILACTRGWLRYRLPKRMIRHNTLPICVGQKQKWFMLRMISDDTRISFDHSDDPEFDGWSWVSYWYPLSKVVSFKRDVYRQALAELAPRIHRPQVAHG
- the ptsP gene encoding phosphoenolpyruvate--protein phosphotransferase, which translates into the protein MADLLNLLRKVVDAVTGARDLKLALGRLASMVRHGMAVDACTVFLWDPNVERYVLMATEGLSAAGIGKVNLTKNEGMIGLVGKREEPLNLANSALHPNYHHVPTIGEDEFHGLLAVPIIHNRRLLGVFSVQRRAIKRFNDEEEAFLVTLSAQLAGIIAHAEATGTLSGMDLMGGQAQNDIRFSGVACASGVAIGRAHVVTPAITLDSIRYTTTDDISAELARFDKAIEAVQQELSNSRDRLKNELRPEELALFDVYAGIIDDQAVAGTVREKISLGESAPSALADTMRGYVQHFEAMEDTYLRERASDMRDLGQRILSRLVEEQADRRIPMGSILLGEEISATVFGLLPPGNVAAIVCTQGSANSHLAILARALDIPTVLGAQDIPWQELDGKELVVDGYRGHVYFQLSVERRAYFEDLLHDEKVRVSGLDALTGLPGETTDGVAIDLLVNTGLQTDIIRSQESGADGVGLFRTEIPFMMLGRFPSEEEQAKIYRSQLEAFHPRPVTMRTLDIGGDKSLDYFPIKEDNPFLGWRGLRVTLDHPEIFIVQVRAMLRASLNLDNLRIMLPMVTSVGEVEESLALIHRAVYELNDEGVHVETPQVGVMIEVPSAVYLVNEFISLVDFLSVGSNDLTQYILAVDRNNPRVAGIYDSMHPAVLKALKIIVAAGNAANMEISVCGELAGDPLGAVALVGLGYRSLSMSSANLLRVKSVLRQIDSGWAESVSNDLLKLDDPKVIRSTLQLALQQTGVPLTSLGLLPSHS